A single region of the Pieris rapae chromosome 21, ilPieRapa1.1, whole genome shotgun sequence genome encodes:
- the LOC110999126 gene encoding uncharacterized protein LOC110999126 yields MPKTNAEYCRDYRRRRRKNKIKLKTAKSSTERVREFRARRNALLNVRNDISISHNNDLSVKNSESDHNDIPMNISNVQSDALIENDIVNNDCDADWNNSESCKDKDEESILPISIMSPLIIKTSPKSSPPDSPQPYLQQKGKMDDRDLDDEETPERHRMYIELEKEKLYVELEKERIRQRDVELRQRDTALQLQAQWLELAKSGLNILDKYLNDKK; encoded by the exons atGCCGAAAACTAATGCAGAATATTGTCGCGATTatcgaagaagaagaagaaaaaacaagattaaattaaagacAGCAAAAAGTTCAACGGAACGTGTTCGTGAATTTCGTGCACGCCGGAACGCGTTGTTGAACGTGAGAAATGATATTTCTATTTCGCATAATAATGATTTGTCAGTTAAAAATAGTGAAAGTGATCATA ATGATATTCCCATGAATATTTCAAATGTCCAAAGTGATGCATTAATTGAAAATGATATCGTGAATAATGATT GTGATGCAGATTGGAATAATTCTGAGTCCTGTAAAGATAAAGATGAAGAATCAATACTACCAATCTCCATCATGTCacctttaataattaaaacttcgcCAAAGTCATCTCCTCCCGACTCTCCTCAACCATACCTTCAACAGAAAGGAAAAATGGATGACAGAGATCTCGATGATGAAGAAACCCCAGAGAGACATAGGATGTATATTGAGTTAGAGAAAGAGAAGTTGTATGTAGAGTTGGAAAAAGAAAGAATTCGTCAGAGGGATGTTGAGCTTCGACAACGTGATACTGCATTACAATTGCAAGCTCAGTGGTTGGAGTTAGCAAAATCGGGattgaatattttagataaatatttgaatgacaagaaataa